The proteins below come from a single Methanothrix thermoacetophila PT genomic window:
- a CDS encoding cation-translocating P-type ATPase — protein MVAVGLSSADAQRRLIEEGYNELPSERRRGLLSIAMDVLKEPMISLLIACGAIYFLLGDRREALILIFFVLVVISITLYQERRAEGALNALRALSSPRALVIRDGTPVRIPGREVVRGDLIVLEEGDRVPADAAVISCTSLLVDESILTGESMPVRKIPCEDKEYQEVMPPGGDDVPFVYTGTLVVQGRGLARVVATGSRTLMGRIGASLKSIELEESRLKRETRSIVRRLTLFGLALSTVLLIAYALETGDLLRGLLAGITLTMAILPEEFPVVLTIFLALGAWRLSRINVLTRNLSAIETLGSVTVLCTDKTGTVTLNRMRVRKIFARGRIYDVDGALPEDVHDVVEFGILAGRRDPFNPMEIALQELGRRELNGTEHIHNDWTFVQEYPLTDDILAMSMVWMHGGEYVIAAKGAPESIFDLCHLDGEELNKIYEVVERMAADGLRVLGVARAAISESELPDGQHGFDFQFMGLLGFSDTIRPGVPDAVNECQRAGVRVMLITGDHPITAASIASSINLNRGSVLTGPEIESMSDEELSKRLRDANIFARMVPEQKLRLVELLKSQGEIVAMTGDGVNDAPALKSSHIGIAMGSRGTDVARESADIVLLDDDFSSIVKAIRLGRRIFDNIRKATAYILAIHVPIAGMSILPVALGQPLLLMPVHIAFLELVIDPACSIAFEAEAEESDVMSRPPMNPKAPLVSTGVIALGALQGISVLAVLSTIYLMSIVGDMNEVRALIFTTLVLANLLLILTNRSWSQTILQSIKTRNSALWMIFGGTVLLLSMILYIPSLREMFHFGYLHPKDIMICLALASTSVLWFEAWKMIFRRGRAGSE, from the coding sequence ATGGTGGCTGTAGGTCTCTCGAGCGCTGATGCACAGAGGAGGCTTATTGAGGAGGGATACAACGAGCTTCCATCTGAGAGAAGGCGCGGGCTTCTCTCCATCGCGATGGATGTGCTGAAGGAGCCGATGATATCCCTTCTCATTGCCTGCGGAGCCATTTACTTCCTCCTGGGAGACCGCAGGGAGGCGCTGATTCTGATATTCTTTGTGCTTGTAGTCATCTCCATAACGCTCTACCAGGAGAGGAGGGCAGAGGGCGCCTTGAATGCTCTCAGGGCTCTCTCGAGCCCGAGAGCGCTGGTGATCAGAGATGGAACGCCAGTCAGAATCCCAGGGAGAGAGGTCGTCCGGGGAGATCTCATAGTCCTCGAGGAGGGTGACAGGGTGCCGGCGGACGCTGCAGTGATCTCCTGCACCAGTCTGCTGGTGGATGAGTCGATACTGACCGGAGAGTCGATGCCAGTCAGGAAGATCCCATGCGAAGATAAAGAGTACCAGGAGGTCATGCCGCCCGGCGGAGATGATGTGCCCTTTGTCTACACCGGCACACTTGTCGTCCAGGGGAGAGGGCTGGCAAGAGTGGTCGCCACTGGCTCCAGGACGCTGATGGGGAGGATAGGAGCATCCCTCAAGAGCATAGAGCTCGAGGAGAGCAGGCTAAAGAGAGAGACGCGATCGATCGTCCGCAGGCTCACACTTTTCGGGCTCGCCCTGAGCACGGTTCTTCTGATAGCGTATGCGCTTGAGACCGGCGATCTTCTCCGCGGCCTTCTCGCAGGGATAACGCTCACCATGGCGATACTCCCCGAGGAGTTCCCCGTTGTTCTCACGATCTTTCTAGCACTCGGCGCCTGGAGGCTTTCGAGGATAAATGTCCTGACCAGAAACCTCTCCGCCATAGAGACACTCGGATCTGTAACCGTCCTCTGCACAGACAAGACCGGCACAGTGACCCTGAACAGGATGCGTGTCAGAAAGATATTCGCCAGAGGCAGGATATACGATGTTGATGGGGCGCTTCCTGAGGATGTTCACGATGTCGTTGAGTTCGGGATACTTGCCGGGAGGAGAGATCCGTTCAACCCCATGGAGATCGCTCTCCAGGAGCTGGGGAGAAGGGAGCTCAACGGGACAGAGCACATCCACAACGACTGGACATTCGTTCAGGAGTATCCGCTCACTGATGACATACTCGCGATGTCGATGGTCTGGATGCACGGGGGTGAATATGTTATAGCCGCGAAGGGCGCGCCGGAATCGATATTCGATCTCTGCCATCTCGATGGTGAAGAGCTGAATAAGATCTATGAAGTTGTAGAGAGGATGGCAGCGGACGGCCTGCGCGTTCTGGGGGTCGCCAGGGCCGCGATCTCAGAATCTGAGCTGCCGGATGGGCAGCACGGGTTCGACTTTCAGTTTATGGGGCTGCTGGGATTCTCTGATACCATCAGGCCGGGCGTGCCTGATGCAGTTAATGAATGCCAGAGAGCTGGAGTGAGGGTGATGCTCATCACAGGCGATCATCCAATCACCGCAGCCTCAATCGCATCCTCCATCAACCTCAACCGCGGATCTGTCCTGACCGGGCCTGAGATCGAGTCCATGAGCGATGAAGAGCTCTCAAAACGACTGAGAGACGCGAACATCTTCGCCAGGATGGTCCCCGAGCAGAAGCTCAGGCTCGTCGAGCTTCTGAAGAGTCAGGGGGAGATAGTTGCCATGACTGGGGACGGGGTCAATGACGCTCCCGCTCTTAAATCATCTCACATAGGCATAGCGATGGGCTCGAGGGGCACAGATGTCGCTCGAGAGTCTGCGGATATCGTGCTGCTGGACGATGACTTCTCTTCGATAGTCAAGGCGATACGCCTGGGGCGAAGGATCTTTGACAACATCCGAAAGGCGACTGCGTATATACTGGCGATACACGTTCCGATCGCGGGCATGTCCATACTGCCTGTTGCTCTCGGCCAGCCACTGCTTCTGATGCCTGTGCACATAGCCTTCCTGGAGCTCGTAATAGATCCCGCGTGCTCGATAGCATTCGAGGCCGAGGCTGAGGAGAGCGATGTGATGTCCAGACCTCCAATGAATCCAAAGGCCCCGCTCGTCAGCACTGGTGTGATCGCTCTGGGCGCTCTTCAGGGGATAAGCGTTCTTGCGGTGCTCTCCACGATTTACCTTATGAGCATCGTGGGGGACATGAACGAAGTCAGAGCTCTGATCTTCACCACACTTGTTCTGGCAAACCTTTTGCTCATACTCACAAACAGATCCTGGTCGCAAACGATACTCCAGAGCATTAAAACCAGAAACTCCGCGCTCTGGATGATCTTTGGAGGGACTGTGCTACTGCTATCGATGATTCTCTACATACCATCGCTCAGGGAGATGTTCCATTTCGGATACCTCCACCCAAAAGATATCATGATATGCCTCGCCCTCGCATCCACAAGCGTGCTCTGGTTCGAGGCATGGAAGATGATATTCAGAAGAGGGCGAGCTGGCTCAGAATGA
- the cofE gene encoding coenzyme F420-0:L-glutamate ligase has translation MLEIFGIKTGLLKPGEDHVEALRRGLAEAGIRLRDKDVIVVSESFVATGEGRVVSLKDITPSARAIALASRYEKDPAEMELILRESDEILGGIPGVVLTLKDGFLYPNAGVDHSNAPPGYVVLLPSDPKRAASRIRTELSNGVRIGVIIGDSRTHPLRLGCVGVALACDGIIPVEDARGRRDLYGKPLRITVKAVADNLVSAAQLVMGEGDEGIPAVVIRGAPVELSDSGPAAIPNIPPHECMYIGVLRSIPRPYTGEYDDLIKSAIDARDQAYAPYSKFRVGAAVLCGSGKIYKGANVENASSGAGICAERVAMATAVAAGEREFVALAVAGELSKPITPCGICRQMMIEFGDMDVVMVGSNGDALMVRASELLPDAFTLSCRSGCP, from the coding sequence ATGCTGGAGATCTTCGGGATAAAGACCGGTCTTCTGAAGCCCGGCGAGGATCACGTAGAGGCTCTGAGGAGGGGGCTTGCTGAGGCAGGCATCAGGCTCAGGGATAAAGATGTGATCGTCGTCTCTGAGAGTTTTGTTGCAACCGGGGAGGGGCGTGTAGTATCCCTTAAAGACATCACCCCCAGTGCGCGTGCGATCGCTCTTGCCTCCAGGTACGAAAAAGACCCCGCAGAGATGGAGCTGATACTCAGGGAGTCTGATGAGATACTCGGGGGAATCCCTGGTGTGGTTCTGACACTCAAGGATGGTTTTCTTTACCCAAATGCGGGAGTCGATCATTCGAATGCGCCTCCCGGGTATGTGGTCCTCCTCCCATCAGACCCGAAGAGGGCAGCATCTAGAATAAGAACTGAGCTCTCAAACGGCGTCAGAATAGGCGTGATCATAGGCGACAGCAGAACACATCCTCTCAGGCTTGGATGCGTCGGTGTTGCGCTCGCATGCGATGGCATCATACCTGTGGAGGATGCCCGCGGTAGAAGGGACCTGTACGGAAAACCCCTTCGTATAACCGTCAAGGCTGTGGCAGATAACCTCGTATCTGCAGCACAGCTTGTAATGGGCGAGGGGGATGAGGGAATTCCTGCAGTTGTGATACGTGGAGCGCCGGTCGAGCTCTCTGATTCGGGACCTGCTGCAATACCTAACATACCGCCGCACGAGTGCATGTATATCGGCGTACTGAGATCGATACCGCGTCCCTACACAGGCGAGTACGATGATCTCATCAAATCCGCAATCGATGCCAGGGACCAGGCATACGCCCCGTACTCGAAGTTCAGGGTTGGAGCTGCGGTACTGTGCGGAAGCGGGAAGATATACAAGGGCGCAAATGTCGAGAATGCATCATCTGGAGCAGGAATATGTGCTGAGAGAGTCGCGATGGCCACCGCAGTGGCTGCAGGGGAGCGAGAGTTCGTAGCGCTTGCTGTCGCTGGAGAACTGTCGAAGCCCATAACACCATGTGGCATATGCAGGCAGATGATGATCGAGTTTGGCGATATGGATGTTGTTATGGTGGGATCAAATGGCGATGCGCTGATGGTGAGGGCAAGTGAGTTGCTGCCGGATGCCTTCACGTTATCATGCAGATCGGGATGTCCATAA
- a CDS encoding methyltransferase, which translates to MACRSCKNEPYIDKKSPRRSLQTGDLERCEECGKAPLDLVMIEAMDLLVEEGLRDDREPLRSVGSPMIEIGYPLPYPPRLGDSQLILVMDRVNRAAASRLLEIPEIKGVIRRSREIPGVVDKNGHIWELLSGCDMRCDIIQSIYGDLVIYKNQSKIHIEFPRESYPKIRILEDLRISGRSVIDGLCGPGTLGFVCVLAGAKEVVMNDIWLPAVENVLINLEVNRDVLGIESIELFDRGVEMVGGSPRLVGRATGACEIEVYHGDIRKLFSAVNTPDMCILDHFPGAPLDEIKRACSSCDEIVVV; encoded by the coding sequence ATGGCGTGTAGAAGTTGCAAAAATGAGCCTTATATTGACAAGAAATCCCCACGAAGATCTCTCCAGACAGGAGATCTGGAGAGATGTGAAGAGTGCGGAAAAGCACCACTGGACCTGGTCATGATCGAGGCGATGGATCTCCTCGTGGAGGAGGGCCTTCGCGACGATCGCGAGCCGCTCCGGAGCGTCGGCTCGCCGATGATAGAGATCGGATATCCCCTGCCGTATCCGCCGCGCCTCGGCGATTCTCAGCTCATACTGGTGATGGATAGGGTGAACAGAGCTGCGGCATCAAGACTCCTTGAGATCCCGGAGATCAAGGGCGTGATCAGGCGCAGCAGAGAGATACCAGGCGTTGTAGATAAAAATGGACACATATGGGAGCTGCTCTCCGGCTGTGACATGCGCTGTGACATCATCCAGAGCATCTACGGCGATCTGGTGATATATAAAAATCAGTCTAAAATACACATAGAGTTTCCGAGGGAGAGCTACCCGAAGATACGGATTCTGGAGGACCTCAGGATCTCTGGAAGAAGTGTGATCGACGGCCTCTGCGGGCCCGGAACGCTGGGGTTCGTCTGCGTCCTGGCCGGCGCGAAGGAGGTCGTGATGAACGACATATGGCTGCCGGCGGTCGAGAACGTGCTTATAAATCTTGAGGTTAACAGGGATGTTCTGGGTATTGAGAGCATAGAGCTCTTCGATCGCGGGGTGGAGATGGTAGGAGGCAGTCCCAGGCTCGTCGGGCGGGCAACGGGCGCATGCGAGATAGAGGTGTACCATGGAGACATACGAAAGCTATTCTCAGCTGTGAACACCCCAGATATGTGCATCCTCGATCACTTTCCAGGCGCACCGCTGGATGAGATCAAAAGAGCGTGTAGCTCCTGCGATGAGATTGTGGTCGTGTAA
- a CDS encoding DUF166 domain-containing protein, with amino-acid sequence MVYYNGEFGERVVGNLLNYPGFCISCGEACTQCRSGKYSGAEDIVAAVEMPDPSTLGDFIDDVEPLLPAVPEADIAIVINVHPDILFGMLPRMKDAGIRGIIGCSESPKDMPMGLRLQVSRAAEELGLEAAFSKPFCAMRPDPLKPNIAAFLKRAMIGEPELEIVLQKGREGKDVIAAANVIRSAPCGSTWFVAKRLIGVEKDDPRLHERISEAHHAYPCTASMDRDPEIGDTVLHRAGYIIRDKVEEAIRRAVSR; translated from the coding sequence GTGGTGTACTACAACGGAGAGTTCGGCGAGAGGGTCGTTGGCAATCTCCTCAACTACCCGGGATTCTGCATCTCATGTGGCGAGGCGTGCACGCAGTGCAGAAGCGGAAAGTACAGCGGAGCTGAGGATATCGTTGCGGCTGTTGAGATGCCGGATCCCTCGACCCTGGGAGACTTCATAGACGATGTCGAGCCGCTGCTTCCTGCGGTTCCAGAGGCGGATATCGCGATCGTCATAAATGTACATCCGGACATACTCTTCGGAATGCTTCCAAGAATGAAGGATGCGGGGATTAGGGGAATAATCGGATGCTCCGAGAGTCCGAAGGATATGCCCATGGGGCTCAGACTGCAGGTATCCAGGGCTGCGGAGGAGCTGGGGCTGGAGGCCGCCTTCTCCAAGCCGTTCTGTGCCATGAGGCCTGATCCTCTTAAGCCGAACATAGCAGCGTTCCTCAAGAGAGCGATGATCGGCGAGCCTGAGCTGGAGATTGTGCTCCAGAAGGGCAGAGAGGGGAAGGATGTGATTGCCGCAGCCAATGTCATCAGATCTGCCCCATGCGGATCGACGTGGTTCGTGGCCAAGCGGCTGATCGGGGTGGAGAAGGACGATCCCAGGCTGCATGAGAGGATCTCGGAGGCTCACCACGCATATCCATGCACTGCGAGCATGGACCGAGATCCTGAGATCGGAGACACCGTGCTGCATAGGGCGGGGTACATCATAAGGGATAAGGTCGAGGAGGCGATCAGGAGAGCCGTGTCCAGGTAA
- the folP gene encoding dihydropteroate synthase has product MTIEGELGRLRVGDAYSVRLMGVINLSAESFYKGSVSTPERAASFAIKMADEGAEVIDVGAVSTAPGSPFISEDVERERLFPALENILDSVDAEVSVDTQRASIADLALSMGAACINDVSCLKDPSMAEVVADHGASLLLMASRDKPGDILELKDIIPRLAAAVSTAVESGVDPRRILIDPGIGRWIPEKTYEYDLAILDRMRSLRSLRKPIVAAVSRKSFIGAVLGLKDPADRLTGSIAATAIAVYNGAHVVRTHDVAACRDAVRIAQAARGMQMPSGRVELLQLTGSAEELRCILDWVEVDPGAYDILWRKGSFIVVAVEDITPMEALVIKQEMLAAGGDAAVPRGALRCDPSADRAVIFGTLAQIERLVRKLRLQPFGLPAIASEIESVLSTDASRYKVTEDVTASSRQQSKGRG; this is encoded by the coding sequence TTGACCATAGAGGGTGAGCTGGGCAGGTTGCGGGTCGGAGACGCTTATTCCGTCAGGCTGATGGGGGTTATCAACCTGAGCGCCGAGTCGTTCTACAAGGGATCCGTCTCCACGCCCGAGAGAGCGGCCTCATTCGCCATCAAGATGGCAGACGAGGGCGCCGAGGTGATAGACGTCGGAGCAGTCTCCACAGCGCCCGGCTCCCCCTTCATCTCAGAGGATGTGGAGCGCGAGAGGCTTTTCCCCGCTCTTGAGAACATACTGGACAGCGTTGATGCTGAGGTGTCTGTGGACACCCAGAGGGCATCGATAGCGGATCTTGCCTTGTCGATGGGTGCAGCCTGCATCAATGATGTATCGTGTCTTAAAGATCCCTCAATGGCAGAGGTCGTTGCAGATCACGGGGCATCGCTTCTACTCATGGCCTCTAGAGATAAGCCTGGGGATATCCTGGAGCTAAAGGATATCATCCCGAGGCTCGCGGCGGCTGTCAGCACTGCTGTGGAGAGTGGGGTCGACCCGAGGAGGATTTTGATCGATCCTGGGATCGGCAGGTGGATTCCTGAAAAGACCTACGAGTACGATCTCGCAATTCTCGATCGGATGAGAAGCCTGCGCTCACTGAGGAAGCCGATCGTCGCGGCAGTCTCCAGAAAGTCTTTCATCGGTGCGGTTCTCGGTCTGAAAGACCCCGCTGATAGGCTGACAGGATCGATAGCTGCGACGGCAATCGCTGTTTACAACGGTGCTCATGTTGTCAGGACTCATGATGTCGCTGCCTGCAGGGATGCTGTCAGGATAGCCCAGGCTGCACGCGGAATGCAGATGCCCTCCGGCAGGGTGGAGCTTCTCCAGCTCACAGGCTCAGCCGAGGAGCTAAGATGCATCCTGGACTGGGTTGAGGTCGATCCGGGAGCTTATGATATCCTCTGGAGGAAGGGCTCGTTTATTGTAGTTGCTGTTGAGGACATAACCCCGATGGAGGCATTGGTTATAAAGCAGGAGATGCTTGCAGCGGGTGGAGACGCTGCGGTGCCCAGAGGCGCTCTGAGGTGCGATCCATCCGCAGACAGAGCTGTGATATTCGGAACGCTGGCCCAGATCGAGAGGCTTGTAAGGAAGCTCAGGCTTCAGCCGTTCGGCCTGCCGGCCATCGCGAGCGAGATCGAGTCAGTTCTCTCCACAGATGCGAGCAGATACAAGGTTACTGAAGATGTAACCGCGTCATCCAGACAGCAGAGCAAGGGAAGGGGATGA
- a CDS encoding tetratricopeptide repeat protein: protein MMFTSFAWALAVMLVSEADTAEARRWLEKGNSHFNSGRYENALEAYDRAIGHDPTIVDAWNNRGIALSYMGRYEDALKSYDEALRLDPNHAFAWNNKGMALGSMRRYQEALACFDRALEIDAYFIGAWYNKSHAMAALGRAREARAAMITAKTLESAARRCR from the coding sequence ATGATGTTTACATCATTCGCCTGGGCTTTGGCAGTGATGCTTGTGAGCGAAGCAGACACTGCAGAGGCCAGGAGATGGCTCGAGAAGGGCAACTCGCACTTCAACTCAGGAAGATACGAAAACGCTTTGGAGGCGTACGATCGCGCCATAGGGCACGATCCAACAATCGTGGACGCATGGAACAACCGCGGCATCGCTCTCTCATACATGGGAAGATATGAGGACGCTCTGAAGAGCTACGATGAGGCGCTCAGGCTCGATCCGAACCATGCGTTCGCCTGGAACAACAAGGGCATGGCCCTGGGATCGATGAGAAGGTACCAGGAGGCTCTCGCCTGCTTCGACAGGGCCCTCGAGATCGATGCGTACTTCATAGGCGCGTGGTACAACAAAAGCCATGCCATGGCAGCTCTCGGCAGAGCAAGGGAGGCGCGGGCTGCGATGATCACAGCAAAGACCCTCGAGAGCGCAGCGAGAAGATGCAGGTGA
- a CDS encoding DUF128 domain-containing protein — MQEPLVFALGRIENLVHQVSLDAKKGTGRVITNRSLVARDDLHEALEIFKDAIDSGLAVSPLVRLEDVGERFMIHTVCSMTIDGYLIKHGIPVRPKGGGLIEVIDRETVRFTDIIMYWATTIDPLDLLIAQELTGICEMMRTGTGRILGNLHEAPMIAHDTIEDLLDELRDAGIMGVIELGDPNMDVLGMPVERDHLGVALIGGTNPAAAAVEFGLDIETASISGLTEISEMCHIDELIDRML; from the coding sequence ATGCAGGAACCTCTGGTATTCGCCCTGGGCAGGATAGAGAATCTTGTCCATCAGGTCAGTCTTGATGCCAAGAAAGGCACCGGCAGGGTTATAACAAACAGATCCCTCGTTGCCAGAGATGATCTCCATGAGGCGCTTGAGATATTCAAAGATGCGATAGACAGCGGTCTTGCAGTATCTCCGCTGGTCAGGCTGGAGGATGTGGGAGAGAGGTTCATGATACACACAGTCTGCAGCATGACCATAGACGGATATCTCATAAAGCACGGGATACCTGTTCGCCCCAAGGGCGGGGGGCTGATAGAGGTGATCGACAGGGAGACCGTGCGCTTTACGGATATAATCATGTACTGGGCCACAACTATAGATCCCCTGGACCTTCTCATAGCTCAGGAGCTGACCGGCATATGCGAGATGATGCGGACAGGGACTGGCAGAATACTTGGAAATCTGCACGAGGCTCCGATGATCGCCCACGATACGATTGAGGATTTGCTCGATGAGTTGAGAGATGCAGGGATCATGGGGGTAATAGAGCTCGGCGATCCGAACATGGATGTGTTGGGGATGCCGGTGGAGCGAGATCATCTCGGAGTGGCGCTCATTGGCGGCACGAACCCTGCCGCGGCCGCGGTCGAGTTCGGGCTTGATATCGAGACAGCATCCATCTCCGGGCTTACCGAGATCTCTGAGATGTGCCACATAGATGAGCTGATTGATCGGATGCTCTGA
- a CDS encoding TerC family protein, with translation MTSNQVVLWIGFGVLVVLLLAVDLGVFHRRSSVITVKESLIWSGIWTAIALVFNIIIFFWHGQDRAIEFLAGYLIERSLSVDNLFVFLMIFSYFQVPETHQYKVLFWGIVVALLMRALFIATGLTLIEHFDWIIYLFGIFLIITGIKMALQRESKVQPDRNPVVRMFRSVVPATDHYDGGRFITRAYGRTMATPLLIVLIAVEVTDLVFAVDSIPAVFAVTVDPFVVYTSNVFAVLGLRALYFALAACAHMFHYLNHGVILILIFVGIKMLLSDLYEIPVTFALGFVALVLLVSMLASLARTSDRERVLSCLKSLSGK, from the coding sequence TTGACATCAAACCAGGTTGTGCTTTGGATCGGCTTTGGCGTTCTCGTCGTCCTACTTCTTGCAGTTGATCTCGGAGTCTTCCACAGAAGATCAAGCGTTATAACAGTGAAGGAGTCGCTGATCTGGAGCGGGATCTGGACAGCAATCGCGCTTGTATTCAATATAATAATATTCTTCTGGCATGGCCAGGACAGGGCCATAGAGTTCCTGGCAGGGTATCTCATAGAGAGATCGCTGAGCGTCGACAACCTTTTTGTTTTCCTGATGATATTCAGCTACTTCCAGGTACCAGAGACACATCAGTACAAAGTCCTGTTCTGGGGGATAGTCGTTGCACTCCTCATGAGAGCGCTCTTCATAGCAACCGGTTTGACACTCATAGAACACTTCGACTGGATCATCTACCTCTTCGGGATATTTCTTATAATAACAGGAATTAAGATGGCCCTCCAGAGGGAGTCAAAGGTACAGCCGGACAGGAATCCGGTTGTGAGGATGTTCAGAAGTGTTGTACCGGCAACAGACCACTACGATGGCGGGAGGTTCATCACCAGAGCCTATGGGAGAACAATGGCCACGCCGCTACTTATCGTCCTGATCGCGGTCGAGGTGACCGACCTGGTATTCGCGGTGGATTCGATCCCAGCGGTCTTCGCGGTCACAGTCGATCCATTCGTGGTTTACACGTCCAACGTCTTTGCGGTTCTCGGGCTGAGAGCGCTCTATTTCGCTCTGGCCGCCTGCGCGCACATGTTCCACTACCTCAACCACGGTGTGATACTGATACTGATATTCGTGGGCATCAAGATGCTCCTCTCAGATCTGTACGAGATACCGGTCACATTCGCGCTGGGATTTGTCGCGCTGGTTCTGCTGGTATCAATGCTGGCATCTTTGGCAAGGACCTCCGACAGAGAGCGTGTCCTGAGCTGCCTTAAGAGCCTCTCAGGAAAGTGA
- a CDS encoding ATP citrate lyase citrate-binding domain-containing protein: MAQRGIREFDAKRLLARFLPEYLDDFDYRGDVALIGPETDLDSIVSKNPWILEKRLVVKPDQLFGKRGVHGLVLLNASWDDVREYLSENMNREVTIGGVRGILDHFLVEPYVPHENELYVAISSDRDGDTIYFSTQGGVCVEENWDRVIQIHVDILDGIDVADIKSKLPASPDADRMARFIEALFRFYVDLGFAYLEINPFTVVDGKIIPLDMVAKLDDAEEFWCRKKWGDLLFPEPFGRSLTPEELFIKEIDAKTGASLKLTILNPKGRVWTMVAGGGASVIYTDTICDLGFAGELANYGEYSGDPSTEDTYHYTKTILDLMTREKDPRGKVLLIGGAIANFTDVASTFKGVITALREYREQLRENNVRIYVRRGGPNYEEGLRMMRELGSELGIPIEVYGPETHMTRIVPLALREE; encoded by the coding sequence ATGGCACAGAGAGGCATTAGGGAGTTTGATGCTAAGAGGCTGCTGGCCAGGTTTCTCCCAGAATACCTCGATGATTTCGATTACAGGGGAGATGTGGCCCTGATCGGGCCTGAGACCGATCTGGACTCGATCGTCTCCAAGAATCCCTGGATCCTCGAGAAGAGGCTTGTGGTGAAGCCAGATCAGCTCTTCGGGAAGAGAGGAGTGCACGGGCTTGTCCTGCTTAACGCCTCCTGGGATGACGTCAGGGAGTATCTGAGCGAGAACATGAACAGAGAGGTGACCATAGGCGGCGTCAGGGGAATCCTGGATCACTTCCTGGTTGAGCCTTATGTGCCTCACGAGAATGAGCTCTATGTGGCCATAAGCTCGGATCGCGACGGAGATACCATCTACTTCTCTACACAGGGAGGCGTCTGCGTGGAGGAGAACTGGGACAGGGTCATTCAGATACACGTCGACATTCTGGATGGCATCGATGTTGCAGATATAAAATCCAAACTCCCGGCCTCTCCTGATGCAGACAGGATGGCGAGATTCATTGAGGCTCTCTTCAGGTTCTACGTCGATCTCGGTTTCGCCTACCTGGAGATCAATCCGTTTACAGTCGTGGACGGGAAGATAATTCCTCTAGACATGGTCGCGAAGCTGGACGATGCTGAGGAGTTCTGGTGCAGGAAGAAGTGGGGTGATCTGCTGTTCCCGGAGCCATTCGGCAGGAGCCTGACACCTGAGGAGCTCTTCATAAAGGAGATAGATGCGAAGACGGGCGCATCGCTGAAGCTCACAATACTTAACCCGAAGGGAAGGGTGTGGACGATGGTCGCAGGCGGCGGAGCCAGCGTGATATACACTGACACGATATGCGATCTCGGCTTCGCCGGAGAGCTGGCGAACTACGGCGAGTACAGCGGAGATCCGAGCACGGAGGATACGTATCATTACACAAAAACGATACTTGATCTCATGACCCGGGAGAAGGATCCGAGGGGGAAGGTTCTGCTCATCGGTGGTGCGATAGCGAACTTCACTGATGTTGCGAGCACCTTCAAAGGCGTTATCACGGCCCTGAGGGAGTACAGGGAGCAGCTCAGGGAGAACAACGTCAGGATATACGTGCGCAGGGGCGGGCCGAACTATGAGGAGGGCCTGAGGATGATGAGGGAGCTCGGCAGCGAGCTCGGCATACCCATAGAGGTCTACGGCCCTGAGACGCACATGACCAGGATAGTGCCGCTGGCACTGAGGGAGGAGTGA